The window CAGGCAAAACACTACTTAACATAGCATAAGGCAATGAAAGAATACTAGCCCATGCGATACCTACTCCAATCATACTGATGACTAATGTGTTTGGATCATTAATGTAAAATATAGAGATTAAGCCAGCTCCTCCACATAATAATGCAATCATATGAGTTCCTCTTCTTCCGAAATATTTGGCTAATTGGGGTAGTAAAAAAGCAGAGAGTGCTGCAACTCCGTTATAAACCCCAAACATAATGCCTACCCAATTAGCGCCTTCATTATAGATTGCCGATTTAGTATCGGTTGTGCCATAAATATGCTCAGTTACGGCAGGTGTGGTATAAATCCACATCGCAAATAAGGCGAACCAAGAGAAAAACTGAACGAAAGCCAACTGAACCATGGTTTTAGGCATTTTAAATATGCCTATGAAGGATTCTGCCAAACCTGTAAAAACACCTCTTTCACTATTTTCGAGCTTTAGCTTTTCAATATCATCCGGTGGATATTCTTTTGTATTAAACACAGTCCACATAACAGCTGATAAAAATGCAATTCCACCTATATAAAAAGACCATTTTACGGAATCTGGAATTTCGCCATCAGGTGCTTGATTACTAAAACCTAGCCAGTTGGTAAAAATGTAAGGTAATGCTGATGCTATGACTGCTCCAACCCCAATAAAAACAGCCTGCATGGCAAATCCTTTTGATCTTTGTTCATTGGGTAGCATATCGCCAACAAGAGCCCTGAAAGGTTCCATGCTAATATTTATAGAACCATCCATTATCCACAACATGCCTACGGCTATCCATAGGCTAGGGGAATTTGGCATGATGAATAATGCAATAGTTGCCAATATAGCACCAATTGCAAAGAAAGGTCTTCTACGTCCCCATTTGGGAATCCAGGTTTTATCAGAATAATATCCAATTATGGGTTGAACAATTAAGCCCGTAACCGGTGCTGCTAACCATAAGATAGGAAGGCTATCTTTTGAAGCTCCTAAAGTCTCAAATATTCTACTTACGTTTGCGTTTTGAAGCGCAAACCCAAATTGAATACCTAAAAATCCGAAACTCATATTCCAGATTTCCCAAAAACTTAATTTTGGTTTCTTAGAAGCAATTGAAATATCTTCCATTTAATTATTTATGGTTTAAAAATGTTGTGGGGGTTTACCAAATAATTATTCACTTACCAATTTATAATGAATTGTTCTTCTTCCCATTTAAATTTGCTTAGCGGTAGATTTTCTATTTTAAAATCAGTCCTTTCCTCATCTGGTAGTGGATCAAAGTTTGAGATTGGATCTATGAATCTATAAGGTGATTTTTCTATTGGGATTGACTGTTGATCAATTGAAATCTCCTGCTTTAATTCATTTTCAAAGCCGTGGAAGTAAATCTGCACTTCTTTATATTGAGATTTATAATTTCCTTCTCTAGCGTGGAAAATTATTTGTTTTTCTTGAGGCTTATATTCGATTAACCTTTTATAAAAAGCACCTTCTACATGATTGAAAGTGTCACCATCATCTTCATAATATTGGTAGGTATTATTTTCTAATCCTTTATAAATATGAAGATATAAAACACTATTTTGATTGTTACTCAAGCTTTGCACCCTGTCTTGCATGGGGATAATAGAAGAAGCTTTTACAAATGCAGGTAACTTTTCAATTGGGCACTCTGCTATAATTTCCTGCTTACCGTGATAGAATTTATCATCGTATAAATCATACCATTCTCCTTCAGGTAAATATACCTTAGCTAAATTTACTTCACTTGAAACCGGAGCTACTAAAATATTAGCCCCAAATAAGTATTGGTTTTCATATAGGGAGTTGTAGATTTTATCATCGTGTGGGTAATAAATCGCTAAACTGCGAGCTACGGGAATACCACTTTCATGAGCCTCATAAAATGCTGAATATATATAAGGCATTAATTTATAGCGCAGATTTATGTAATTACGGGAAATTTCTTCGACCTCTTCACCAAATGCCCAAGGTTCAGAATCTCGGCTGTTAATCATACTATGACCTCTAAAGAATGGAGCAAATGCTCCAATTGAAATCCATCTTGCAAACAATTTGCTGTTAGCATCACCTGCAAAGCCGCCAATATCGTAACCTGAGAATGCCACTCCTGTTAAGCCAAGACTGTTGACTAGTCGAACTCCTAATAGCATGTGTTCATCATTGGCTACATTATCGCCAGTCCAAACTGAGGCATATCTTTGTATACCGGCAAAGCCTGCTCTAGTAAGGTTGAAAACTCTTTTATTAGGATGGTTCTTCTTGGCTCCTTCATAGGTACTTCTGGCCATTTGCATACCGTAGATATTTCTTGCTTTTCGGGTAGATGCTTTTTGACCTTCAAAATCAAACTCCATCAGCTCAGGAAGATATTGACCCCAGGTTGCAATTTCGTTCATGTCATTCCATAAACCAGAAATTCCTAAATCAGTGTAGGCTTTTAGTTTCTCAGCCCACCAGTTTCTAACATCTGGATTTGTGAAGTCAGGGAAATGGCACCATCCAGGCCATACTTCTCCTTCATAATATTCCCCATCTGGATATTTGATGAATACATCTTCTTTTACTCCCGAGTCATAAGCTTCATAGCCTTCTTGGATTTTAATACCTGGATCACATATGACCACAAGCTTAAATCCCATTTCCTCCAGCTTTTCAATCATTTTACTCGGATTCGGAAAATCTTCCCCATCCCAGGTAAATATTTTATAATCTTGCATATGATGAATGTCTAAAACCATCACATCTGCAGGAATTTCTTTTTCCCTGAAAAAATTAGCTATACCTAAAACCTCCTTGTCAGGTTTATAACTGTAACGACATTGCTGATAGCCTAAACTCCATATAGGAGGAAGTTCCATTCTTCCTGTTAAATCAGTGTAGGCGCTAATAATATCTTCTACATTATCCTCATAAATGAAGTAATATGACATATCACCTTGGTCAGCTGAAAAGCTAGAGAACCTTCTATTTGAAGCTCCAAAATTGAAATGTGATTTATGACTGTTATCTAGGTAGATGCCGTAGGAAAGATGGTTGTGTATTCCAATATAAAAGGGAATACTACAGTATAATGGATCGCTATCTGGTGGGTAACCGAAATGGTCAGTATTCCAGTTTTGATATCCATTTCCTTTTCTATCTAAAGGTCCTGTTTTTTCGCCTAAACCAATAAATCTTTCCCCTTCTTGTAGTTTTTTATAGGTAGTAACTTGCTCTCCCAACCACGAGGTGCTAAAAGAAGCATCATCTTCATTGATAAGCTCACCACTCTTATTTTTAAATTTTACAGCAAATGGAGATTTGTTAAGTTCTAAAGTAAGTTTATCAGTTTTTATTTCTACAATATTATCATGATCGATACAGCTAAAGTCAATATTTAGTGGTTTCGAAATAACCGCATAGGAGAGCTCATCAAATTCTTCTGAGGTGCTTAAATGTATTTTGAAAGTTCCTTCCTGTATTACGGTGATTTTGAAATATGCATTTTCAGTTTTGCCAGAAATACCATAAGAAGTTTCTTCATAGTGTTCAATATTTCCACAATGAAGGTTTGAATTCGATTTATTTATCGTTTTAGAACTAATCATCCATTTTACTTTTAAGGACCGCTAAGCTATCCAATAAAGTTATCAGAATTTACTGATGCAATTATAAATTTCATGCAATCGTTTGCGGTGACGTTTGCAATTTAACCATTTGTATTTAAAAATCATTTAATATGCTTTTTTAAAGGATTTCAGATCTGTATACAGTGGCTAATATTAGTTCTAGCAAAATAGATTTAGGAAACAAAATCATTTATTTCTGTTTTGAAATTTAAATTAGCAACTTTGTCACAGATTAATAATACATATCATTATAATAGAGTTGATTTAATAAGATGTCACAAAATTTATATCATAAATTATCTTCTGAGAAGCCTTTTTTTATAGTAGGTCCGTGCGTAATGGAAAGTATGGATTTATTGCATACAGTTGCCAAGGAAATAGTTACCCTTAAAAAGGAGTTTGATGTTGAAATCATTTTTAAATCTTCTTTCGATAAGGCAAATAGAACTTCAGCATCAGCTAAAAGAGGTCCTGGATTAGAAGAGGGAAGAGAATGGCTGCAGGAAATTAAGTCAACTTATGATCTTCCAGTTACTACAGATGTGCATGAGTCAAATCAGCCTAAATTATTAGAAGATGTGGTTGATATTATGCAGATACCTGCTTTTCTATGCCGTCAAACAGATTTATTGTTAGCAGCTGCTGAAACGGGTAAGATTGTAAATATTAAAAAAGCGCAATTTTTATCAGGTGAAGATATGTATTATCCTGCTCAAAAGGTGGTTCAGGCGGGGAATAAGCAAGTTATGTTGACTGAGCGTGGCAATATGTTTGGGTATAATAATTTAATAGTAGATTTCCGGAATATTCCAGACATGCTTGAGCACGGGTTTCCTGTAATTATGGATTGTACGCACTCTGTGCAACGCCCAGGTGGGGCAGGAGGAAAGACGGGAGGCAATAGAGAATTTGTACCTGGTATGGCAATGGCAGCGAAAGCTTTTGGGGCTAATGGTTATTTTCTGGAAACTCATCCTAATCCTGATGAAGCATGGAGTGATGGACCTAATCAGGTATTTTTAAAGGATTTAAAAGCATTAATAAAATCAATAATTCAATGAGTCGGATTTTAGATTCTGCTAAAGAAACAATTGCTATTGAAGCTAAATCAGTAAAAGATTTAGAAAGCTTACTGACAGATGATTTTGAAAAGGCTGTGAATGCCATTATGGATAGTAAAGGTAAGCTGATTGTAACGGGTATGGGTAAATCCGGAATAATTGGAAGAAAATTAGCGGCTACATTTTCAAGCACAGGCACACCTAGTTTCTTTTTGCATCCAGGGGAGGCTTATCATGGCGATTTAGGTCTGATACAACAAAATGATATTGTACTTGCAATCTCTAACTCAGGTGAAACCGATGAATTGCTTAAAATATTGCCTTTTTTCCTTAGAAACGGGAATAAGATAATCGGAATGAGTGGAAATCCCGCTTCAACATTAGCTAAGAATACTCATTTTCATTTGAATGTACATGTAGAGGAAGAGGCTTGTCCCCTTGATTTGGCACCCACTTCCTCAACCACAGCTACTTTGGTAATGGGGGATGCATTGGCTGTTGCCTTAATGCGTGAACGAGATTTTCAACCTGAGCATTTCGCTTTATTTCATCCTGGGGGTTCTTTGGGAAGAAGATTATTAATGCGAGTGAAAGATGTGATGAGGTCTACAGAATTGCCAGTTATTGCATCTGATAGTAAAATGGAGGAGGTTATTCAAGCCATGTCTGCAGGAAGGTTGGGTATTGCCATAATTGAAGATCAAGCTAAATTATCAGGAGTAATAACAGATGGTGATTTAAGACGAGGAATGAAAAATAATAAAGCTAATTTCATGGACCTTCAAGCCAAAGATATTATGACTAATTCTCCTAAATTCATTGATAAAGAAATGAAACTAAAGGAGGCTGAATTGATGATGATGGAACATAAAATTAACACTTTACTAGTGGCTGAGGATCAGAAATGCATTGGTGTATTACAGCTTTACGATCTGTAGTTGTAATTTTTAAAATATTAATGAAGTAGTATTTTAAATTATATGTTGATTAGCTCAACATACATTAAATAACATTATCTCTTATTCCCTTTTATATTTCTTTCATTATTGTCATTTTTGAGTTCTTAAACGAAACGTAATTCATTAAAATATAAAAACATGGCTAAAGCAGGAGTATTATCCGGAGACGAAATGATGAATCTTCTTCATCATGCAAAAGAAAATAAATATGCATTACCGGCAGTAAACGTAATTGGTAACAATTCAATTAATTCAGTTTTAGAAACTGCTAGAGATGTAAATTCACCAGTTTTCATTCAATTCTCTAATGGAGGAGCTGCTTTTAATGCAGGGAAAGGATTATCTAATGATGGACAAAAAGCCGCTATAGCTGGGGCTATTGCAGGCGCTCATCATGTTCATTTAATGTCAAAAGAATATGGCGTTCCTGTAATTTTGCATACTGACCACTGTGCTAAGAAATTATTGCCATGGATTGATGGATTATTAGAAGCAGGTAAAGAATTTTACAAAACACATGGTAAGCCATTGTTCAGCTCACATATGATCGATTTATCTGAGGAGCCTTTAGAAGAAAATATCGAAATCTGTAAGAAGTACTTAAAGCCAATGGCTGAAATGGGTATGCATCTTGAGATTGAACTAGGTATCACTGGTGGTGAAGAAGATGGTGTTGACAATACTGGAGTTGATAGTAGTAGATTATATACTCAGCCAGAAGAAGTGGCTTATGCATATGAGCAATTAAAAGAGGTGAGTGATAATTTCACTATTGCGGCATCATTCGGAAATGTTCATGGTGTATATAAACCAGGAAATGTTGAGCTACGTCCTGACATCTTAAAAAACTCACAAGATCATATTCAGAAAAAGCATGATACAGCAGAAAAGCCAGTATTATTTGTATTCCATGGTGGATCAGGTTCTGAGCCAGAGAAAATCGAGGAGGCAATTGGATATGGAGCTGTGAAAATGAATATCGATACAGATATGCAATGGGCTTTCTGGAATGGTGTACATGGCTATTATAAAGAGCATAAAGATAGATTGCAACAACAGATTGGTACTTCTGATGATCCAGATTTACCAAATAAGAAGTTTTATGATCCAAGAGCTTGGTTAAGAAAAGGTGAGCAGAGCATGGTAGAACGTTTAAAACAAGCTTTTAAAGAATTAAACTGTATTAATAGACTGGCTTAAAAAGTCATGAAATTCTAAGTATTAAAGCACAGGTATAATTGCCTGTGCTTTTTTTTGCTTTATAATTAAGCTATATTTTCTTTTTAGTACTTTTAAGTTTATTGTATTCATATTCCAGATGAAAATAAATTTTGTTCTATTATGCTTTCACACAGTATTCATTCTGTCAGCTTGTAATTCCTTAGAAATGAAAAATAATGATGAATCAATTATTAATTCTGAATTCCCTGAAGGTGTTGCATATGAAATTTTTATTCAATCATGGGCTGATGGAAATGGTGATGGAATTGGTGATTTTAGAGGTGCAATACAAAAATTAGATTATTTGCAGGATTTAGGTGTGTCTGCTGTTTGGCTAATGCCTATCATGCCTTCACCTTCTTACCATAAATATGATGTAACCGATTATAAAGCCATCCATCCTGATTATGGAACAATGGATGATTTTAAAACCTTTTTAAAAGAGGCTCATAATCGAAATATCAAGGTGATTATTGACATGATCATCAACCATACTTCTTCTGAACATCCTTGGTTTAAGGAAGCTGTTAAGGGCAGAAATAATCCCTATCGTGATTACTATATCTGGGCAGATATAGATAGTGTAGCAGATAAAATATCAAAAAAAGAGGTCACACAAGATTCGGATAATATTACGCAATGGCATGCTGTAAATAATGATAGAAATGAGCAGCATTATTATGGTTTTTTCTGGGGAGGAATGCCGGACTTAAATTTTGATAATCCGAAAGTCAGAAAGGAAATTTATGATATTGGGAAATACTGGCTAAACGAAATTGGTGTTGATGGATTTAGATTAGATGCTGCAAAACACATTTTCCCTGATGAAAGAATTAAAGACTCTTATTTGTTTTGGCAGGAGTATAAAAGGGAAATGCAAAAAGTAAAAGATGATGTGTATTTGGTAGGAGAGGTATGGGCACCTGCTTCTGTTGGAAAAGAATTTGCTAAAGGTCTACCTGCATTATTTAATTTTGATTTGGCTGGAAGTATACAGCAATCTATCCTTCAAGAAAGAAATATTGCCAGTACCATCAGTGGCCCTTCTTGGGAAAACCTTGATAAAGAAGACATCATAAGTAGATTAATCAAACAAAGAAAGCTTTATAAAGATGCATCAAATGATTATAAAGATGCGATTTTTCTAACCAATCATGATCAAAATAGAATCATGAGTAATCTGAATGGTGATCTAAAGAAGGCAAAATTAGCGGCCTCCATTCTTTTAACTTTAGCCGGAACGCCATATATCTATTATGGTGAAGAAATAGGTATGTTGGGTAAAAAGCCGGATCCAAATATACGAGAACCATTCTTATGGGATACTAAAGAATTGGATACTTTTAGAACAAACTGGATCGAAGCAGTATTCACGAAAGATGGTAAAGTTCAATCTCTTCGAGAGCAAAAAGATAATCCTCTGTCATTATATCATCATTATAGGAATTTGATTCATTTCAGAAATCAATACATTGCTTTATCAAAAGGAAATATTGAATCTATAAAAAATTCAAACCCATATTTAGTAGTCTATCGTAGAGTATATCAAAATGAGCTGTTAAATGTTGTGCATAATTTATCTTCACAATCTCAATTGTTGGATACTATTCCTAAGGAGATAATTTATGGAGGAAATAGCATCATTAATAATACAATAAATCCATTCAGTACAATTATTTATAAATGAGTAGATTTCAATTAAATATTAACCCCAAAAGTACAGATTTTGACGAATTAGGGCATATCAATAATGTAGTGTATTTACAATGGGTTCAGGATGTGGCAGAGGCACATTGGAAGAATATTTCAGGAACGGATGATGATCAAATTAATCTATGGGTAGCATTGAGACACGAAATAGATTACAAAAAAGAAATTAAGCCTAATGAAAAAGTGGTAGCTGAAACGTGGGTAGCTTCAATGGAAGGAGTGAAATCTGAAAGAATGACAAGAATTTTTAATCCTGATAATAACCAAACTAAAGCAGAGGCGAGAACATTTTGGTGTTTATTAGATGCTAAAACTAAAAGGCCCAAAAGGATACCAGAAGATATGAAAAGTTTGTATGAGAGTTAGAATTAAGTTCCTCTGTAACATTTTCAAAATTGATAAGTTAGAAGTATAAAATAAGTAAAAGCTATGATTGCAATATTATCTCCAGCTAAAAGTCTGGATTTTGAGAAACAATTTGAGATTAGAAGTACCCAAACTAGATTTGATAAAGAGACCCATCAATTAATAGAAGTTCTTAAAGATAAATCGGAAGAAGAGGTTGGTGAATTAATGAGCATAAGTGATAAATTAGCTCAGTTAAATGTTGAGCGTTATGATAACTTTAAAAAGAAGACTCCTAAGCATGCTAAGCAAGCAATTTTAGCTTTCCAAGGTGATGTTTACCAAGGCTTAGAGGCTGAGGAATTCACACAAGAAGAGCATGACTATGCTCAGCA is drawn from Marivirga arenosa and contains these coding sequences:
- a CDS encoding MFS transporter; this translates as MEDISIASKKPKLSFWEIWNMSFGFLGIQFGFALQNANVSRIFETLGASKDSLPILWLAAPVTGLIVQPIIGYYSDKTWIPKWGRRRPFFAIGAILATIALFIMPNSPSLWIAVGMLWIMDGSINISMEPFRALVGDMLPNEQRSKGFAMQAVFIGVGAVIASALPYIFTNWLGFSNQAPDGEIPDSVKWSFYIGGIAFLSAVMWTVFNTKEYPPDDIEKLKLENSERGVFTGLAESFIGIFKMPKTMVQLAFVQFFSWFALFAMWIYTTPAVTEHIYGTTDTKSAIYNEGANWVGIMFGVYNGVAALSAFLLPQLAKYFGRRGTHMIALLCGGAGLISIFYINDPNTLVISMIGVGIAWASILSLPYAMLSSVLPADKMGYYMGVFNFFIVIPQIVAAGILGYILRNFFHNDAVYALIVGGISMAIAAFLSLLVRDIDEEKRNKAKSNN
- a CDS encoding glycoside hydrolase family 31 protein, giving the protein MISSKTINKSNSNLHCGNIEHYEETSYGISGKTENAYFKITVIQEGTFKIHLSTSEEFDELSYAVISKPLNIDFSCIDHDNIVEIKTDKLTLELNKSPFAVKFKNKSGELINEDDASFSTSWLGEQVTTYKKLQEGERFIGLGEKTGPLDRKGNGYQNWNTDHFGYPPDSDPLYCSIPFYIGIHNHLSYGIYLDNSHKSHFNFGASNRRFSSFSADQGDMSYYFIYEDNVEDIISAYTDLTGRMELPPIWSLGYQQCRYSYKPDKEVLGIANFFREKEIPADVMVLDIHHMQDYKIFTWDGEDFPNPSKMIEKLEEMGFKLVVICDPGIKIQEGYEAYDSGVKEDVFIKYPDGEYYEGEVWPGWCHFPDFTNPDVRNWWAEKLKAYTDLGISGLWNDMNEIATWGQYLPELMEFDFEGQKASTRKARNIYGMQMARSTYEGAKKNHPNKRVFNLTRAGFAGIQRYASVWTGDNVANDEHMLLGVRLVNSLGLTGVAFSGYDIGGFAGDANSKLFARWISIGAFAPFFRGHSMINSRDSEPWAFGEEVEEISRNYINLRYKLMPYIYSAFYEAHESGIPVARSLAIYYPHDDKIYNSLYENQYLFGANILVAPVSSEVNLAKVYLPEGEWYDLYDDKFYHGKQEIIAECPIEKLPAFVKASSIIPMQDRVQSLSNNQNSVLYLHIYKGLENNTYQYYEDDGDTFNHVEGAFYKRLIEYKPQEKQIIFHAREGNYKSQYKEVQIYFHGFENELKQEISIDQQSIPIEKSPYRFIDPISNFDPLPDEERTDFKIENLPLSKFKWEEEQFIINW
- the kdsA gene encoding 3-deoxy-8-phosphooctulonate synthase; translated protein: MSQNLYHKLSSEKPFFIVGPCVMESMDLLHTVAKEIVTLKKEFDVEIIFKSSFDKANRTSASAKRGPGLEEGREWLQEIKSTYDLPVTTDVHESNQPKLLEDVVDIMQIPAFLCRQTDLLLAAAETGKIVNIKKAQFLSGEDMYYPAQKVVQAGNKQVMLTERGNMFGYNNLIVDFRNIPDMLEHGFPVIMDCTHSVQRPGGAGGKTGGNREFVPGMAMAAKAFGANGYFLETHPNPDEAWSDGPNQVFLKDLKALIKSIIQ
- a CDS encoding KpsF/GutQ family sugar-phosphate isomerase — its product is MSRILDSAKETIAIEAKSVKDLESLLTDDFEKAVNAIMDSKGKLIVTGMGKSGIIGRKLAATFSSTGTPSFFLHPGEAYHGDLGLIQQNDIVLAISNSGETDELLKILPFFLRNGNKIIGMSGNPASTLAKNTHFHLNVHVEEEACPLDLAPTSSTTATLVMGDALAVALMRERDFQPEHFALFHPGGSLGRRLLMRVKDVMRSTELPVIASDSKMEEVIQAMSAGRLGIAIIEDQAKLSGVITDGDLRRGMKNNKANFMDLQAKDIMTNSPKFIDKEMKLKEAELMMMEHKINTLLVAEDQKCIGVLQLYDL
- the fbaA gene encoding class II fructose-bisphosphate aldolase, which encodes MAKAGVLSGDEMMNLLHHAKENKYALPAVNVIGNNSINSVLETARDVNSPVFIQFSNGGAAFNAGKGLSNDGQKAAIAGAIAGAHHVHLMSKEYGVPVILHTDHCAKKLLPWIDGLLEAGKEFYKTHGKPLFSSHMIDLSEEPLEENIEICKKYLKPMAEMGMHLEIELGITGGEEDGVDNTGVDSSRLYTQPEEVAYAYEQLKEVSDNFTIAASFGNVHGVYKPGNVELRPDILKNSQDHIQKKHDTAEKPVLFVFHGGSGSEPEKIEEAIGYGAVKMNIDTDMQWAFWNGVHGYYKEHKDRLQQQIGTSDDPDLPNKKFYDPRAWLRKGEQSMVERLKQAFKELNCINRLA
- a CDS encoding alpha-amylase family glycosyl hydrolase, with translation MKNNDESIINSEFPEGVAYEIFIQSWADGNGDGIGDFRGAIQKLDYLQDLGVSAVWLMPIMPSPSYHKYDVTDYKAIHPDYGTMDDFKTFLKEAHNRNIKVIIDMIINHTSSEHPWFKEAVKGRNNPYRDYYIWADIDSVADKISKKEVTQDSDNITQWHAVNNDRNEQHYYGFFWGGMPDLNFDNPKVRKEIYDIGKYWLNEIGVDGFRLDAAKHIFPDERIKDSYLFWQEYKREMQKVKDDVYLVGEVWAPASVGKEFAKGLPALFNFDLAGSIQQSILQERNIASTISGPSWENLDKEDIISRLIKQRKLYKDASNDYKDAIFLTNHDQNRIMSNLNGDLKKAKLAASILLTLAGTPYIYYGEEIGMLGKKPDPNIREPFLWDTKELDTFRTNWIEAVFTKDGKVQSLREQKDNPLSLYHHYRNLIHFRNQYIALSKGNIESIKNSNPYLVVYRRVYQNELLNVVHNLSSQSQLLDTIPKEIIYGGNSIINNTINPFSTIIYK
- a CDS encoding acyl-CoA thioesterase; protein product: MSRFQLNINPKSTDFDELGHINNVVYLQWVQDVAEAHWKNISGTDDDQINLWVALRHEIDYKKEIKPNEKVVAETWVASMEGVKSERMTRIFNPDNNQTKAEARTFWCLLDAKTKRPKRIPEDMKSLYES